A window of Argopecten irradians isolate NY chromosome 1, Ai_NY, whole genome shotgun sequence contains these coding sequences:
- the LOC138319868 gene encoding protein hairy-like gives MSSIDSDTESMLSEKVSSTAAESRKNSKPIMEKRRRARINASLAELKSLLLEVMKKEGARQNKMEKADILEITVRHLRTLQKQQFSALATNDPTLINKYRLGFNECASEVSSFLGSMEGSDAEVRSKLLNHLANCMVNPDPPSQSSRVPSSQCMDNLRSSPPQTTGFCKTDDIQTHPHQPSRPENNVVQNVIQNGLRTNVMDNGVLTVQAQDSLVANTISAALPTTTTATLSVQGLLNNQQLQIPQFQQQQQQQQQPMQQFQQHIMQQPQQVQIQAIQPQTTVQQQPSMQVQKLVSGVQLIPTKMSTGEMAFIIPANLLSSGNVNNYVIPMVQSQTTQVSAAVAPITMACSQTVNTAQTQNINIKPVPAPISIPTRPKEPMPVYGQQNTNGTDQPVIYVQGDPLRNRTDDRTGPNFNLSVSPSKQEDMWRPW, from the exons ATGTCGTCTATTGATTCAGACACCGAAAGTATGCTGTCCGAAAAAGTTTCATCGACTGCTGCTGAAAGCAGAAAG AACTCTAAGCCTATCATGGAAAAACGACGTCGTGCAAGAATAAATGCTAGTCTGGCCGAGTTAAAGTCTTTGTTACTAGAGGTGATGAAAAAAGAG GGTGCTCGTCAGAATAAAATGGAAAAGGCTGATATCCTGGAGATAACGGTGCGCCATCTTCGAACGCTGCAGAAGCAGCAATTCTCAG CTCTTGCTACAAATGATCCTACCCTTATCAACAAATACAGATTGGGATTTAATGAATGTGCTTCTGAGGTGAGCTCTTTCCTTGGCTCTATGGAAGGGTCTGACGCAGAAGTGAGATCTAAACTTCTTAACCACCTCGCAAACTGTATGGTGAATCCAGATCCGCCATCTCAATCGTCACGTGTGCCTTCCTCTCAGTGTATGGATAATCTCAGGTCATCACCACCTCAAACAACAGGCTTCTGTAAAACAGATGACATCCAAACGCATCCTCATCAACCATCCCGCCCGGAGAACAATGTCGTGCAAAATGTTATTCAAAATGGACTTCGAACAAATGTGATGGACAACGGAGTACTGACGGTACAAGCTCAGGATTCTTTAGTTGCAAATACAATAAGTGCTGCTCTTCCAACGACAACTACAGCAACTCTCTCAGTGCAAGGATTACTAAACAACCAACAGTTGCAGATTCCACAATTTCAGcaacagcagcaacaacaacaacagccaaTGCAACAGTTTCAACAACATATAATGCAACAGCCGCAGCAAGTGCAAATTCAAGCAATTCAACCACAAACAACAGTTCAACAACAGCCGAGCATGCAGGTACAGAAACTCGTGAGTGGCGTGCAACTTATACCTACAAAAATGTCTACGGGAGAAATGGCGTTCATTATTCCAGCCAATCTCTTGTCGAGTGGGAATGTGAATAATTACGTGATACCTATGGTTCAGTCACAGACGACACAGGTGTCTGCTGCTGTGGCTCCTATAACGATGGCCTGCTCACAGACTGTTAACACGGCACAGACacaaaacattaatatcaaaCCAGTTCCTGCACCCATCAGCATTCCAACCAGGCCAAAGGAACCGATGCCTGTGTACGGACAGCAAAATACAAACGGTACTGACCAGCCCGTCATCTATGTCCAAGGTGACCCGTTAAGGAACCGAACTGATGACCGGACTGGTCCGAATTTTAACCTTTCAGTATCGCCAAGTAAGCAGGAAGACATGTGGAGACCTTGGTGA